A stretch of Gemmobacter fulvus DNA encodes these proteins:
- a CDS encoding ammonium transporter: protein MKTLTKLSGLSAASAFAALPVWAQEATTEAAAATAEAVVEAAPVMDKGDVSWMMMSAVLVLFMTLPGLALFYGGLVRTKNMLSVLMQTTLVACVMMLVWVTYGYSVTFGGSTSAFWGGTSKLFLSGVTADSMSATFSAGYVIPEYLFIAFQMTFAAITPALIIGAFAERVKFSAVLVFSVLWATFCYFPIAHMVWDANGLLFQHGAIDFAGGTVVHINAGVAALVGCLVIGKRVGYGKENMAPHSMVMTMIGGSMLWVGWFGFNVGSNLEANGGATLAMINTFIATAAGVVAWSLLESVLRGKASMLGAVSGMVSGLVAITPACGTIGPMGAIALGVIAAAGCYFFVTVVKIKLKYDDSLDVFGIHGVGGIIGAVLTGVFSAASFGGVKGDDYSIAAQTWIQIESVALTVVWTGVISFILYKLVDMTIGLRVDQDAERQGLDLTSHGEAAYHG, encoded by the coding sequence ATGAAAACATTGACGAAACTTTCCGGCCTCAGCGCGGCGTCCGCGTTTGCCGCCTTGCCCGTCTGGGCGCAGGAGGCCACGACCGAGGCCGCCGCCGCGACCGCCGAAGCCGTCGTCGAGGCCGCCCCCGTGATGGACAAGGGCGATGTGTCCTGGATGATGATGTCTGCGGTGCTGGTGCTCTTCATGACGCTGCCGGGCCTTGCGCTGTTCTACGGCGGCCTTGTGCGCACCAAGAACATGCTGTCGGTGCTGATGCAGACGACGCTGGTTGCCTGCGTGATGATGCTGGTCTGGGTCACCTATGGCTATTCCGTCACCTTCGGCGGCTCCACCTCGGCGTTCTGGGGCGGCACGTCCAAACTGTTCCTGTCGGGTGTCACGGCAGACAGCATGTCGGCCACCTTCTCGGCGGGCTATGTCATCCCTGAATATCTGTTCATCGCCTTCCAGATGACCTTCGCGGCCATCACCCCGGCGCTGATCATCGGTGCCTTTGCAGAGCGGGTGAAATTCTCGGCCGTTCTGGTGTTCTCGGTGCTCTGGGCGACCTTCTGCTACTTCCCGATCGCCCATATGGTTTGGGATGCGAATGGCCTGCTGTTCCAACACGGCGCCATCGACTTTGCAGGCGGCACCGTGGTGCATATCAACGCCGGTGTTGCAGCGCTGGTCGGCTGCCTCGTGATCGGCAAGCGCGTCGGCTACGGCAAGGAAAACATGGCCCCGCATTCGATGGTGATGACCATGATCGGCGGCTCGATGCTCTGGGTCGGCTGGTTCGGCTTCAACGTCGGCTCCAACCTTGAGGCCAATGGCGGCGCGACGCTGGCCATGATCAACACCTTCATCGCCACCGCTGCCGGTGTTGTTGCCTGGTCGCTGCTGGAAAGCGTTCTGCGCGGCAAGGCCTCGATGCTGGGTGCAGTTTCGGGCATGGTGTCCGGCCTCGTCGCCATCACCCCGGCCTGCGGCACCATCGGCCCGATGGGCGCGATTGCCCTTGGCGTGATTGCGGCGGCGGGCTGCTACTTCTTCGTCACCGTGGTCAAGATCAAGCTGAAGTATGACGACAGCCTGGACGTGTTCGGCATCCATGGCGTGGGCGGCATCATTGGCGCCGTGCTGACCGGCGTGTTCTCGGCAGCCAGCTTTGGCGGCGTGAAGGGCGACGATTACTCCATCGCGGCCCAGACCTGGATCCAGATCGAATCCGTCGCGCTGACCGTGGTGTGGACCGGCGTCATCTCCTTCATCCTCTACAAGCTGGTGGATATGACCATCGGCCTGCGTGTGGATCAGGATGCGGAACGTCAGGGCCTTGATCTGACCTCGCATGGCGAAGCCGCCTATCACGGCTGA
- the dapA gene encoding 4-hydroxy-tetrahydrodipicolinate synthase yields the protein MFTGSMPALVTPFKDGAVDVATLKKLVEWHIAEGSNALVPVGTTGESPTLSHEEHGRVIEIVVEAVAGRVPVIAGAGSNNTVEGIGLIRHAAAVGADAALVVTPYYNKPTQAGLIAHFTALHDCCDLPIIIYNIPGRSVVDMSPETMGELARLPRIIGVKDATGKIERVSMQRATCGAAFIQLSGEDATALGFNAHGGVGCISVTANVAPRLCAEFQAATLAGDYAKALAYQDRLMPLHEAIFLEPGLVGAKYGLSLLGLCSEEVRLPLVGLTEGTKARIKAAMVHAGLL from the coding sequence ATGTTCACAGGGTCCATGCCTGCCCTTGTCACGCCGTTCAAGGACGGCGCAGTGGATGTGGCGACGCTCAAGAAACTGGTGGAGTGGCATATCGCCGAAGGCTCCAACGCGCTTGTGCCGGTGGGCACAACCGGGGAAAGCCCGACGCTGAGCCATGAAGAGCACGGCCGCGTGATCGAGATCGTGGTCGAGGCCGTCGCAGGCCGGGTGCCGGTGATCGCGGGCGCAGGATCGAACAACACCGTCGAGGGCATCGGGCTGATCCGCCATGCGGCGGCGGTGGGGGCCGATGCGGCGCTTGTGGTGACGCCCTATTACAACAAGCCGACGCAGGCAGGGCTGATTGCGCATTTCACCGCGCTGCATGACTGCTGCGATCTGCCGATCATCATCTATAACATCCCGGGCCGCTCGGTCGTTGACATGTCGCCCGAAACGATGGGCGAGCTGGCCCGGCTGCCGCGCATCATCGGGGTGAAGGATGCCACCGGCAAGATCGAACGGGTGTCGATGCAGCGCGCCACCTGCGGTGCCGCGTTCATCCAACTGTCGGGCGAGGATGCGACGGCGCTGGGTTTCAATGCCCATGGCGGCGTGGGTTGCATTTCGGTGACCGCCAATGTGGCCCCGCGCCTCTGCGCCGAGTTCCAGGCGGCGACGCTGGCAGGGGACTATGCCAAGGCGCTGGCCTATCAGGACCGTCTGATGCCGCTGCATGAGGCGATCTTCCTTGAGCCGGGGCTGGTGGGCGCCAAATACGGGCTGTCACTGCTGGGTCTGTGTTCCGAAGAGGTGCGCCTGCCGCTGGTCGGGCTGACCGAGGGCACGAAGGCGCGCATCAAGGCCGCGATGGTGCACGCGGGCCTGCTGTGA
- the smpB gene encoding SsrA-binding protein SmpB, whose product MVVKSDPNSKLIAENRRARFDYHIESDLEAGIMLYGSEVKSLRQGGSNIAESYASVEGGELWLINGYIAPYVQAKTFGHDERRRRKLLVSKKELSRLWNATAREGMTIVPVKMYFNDRGIVKIKLGIAKGKKLADKRATEAKRDWDRQKQRLLKQNH is encoded by the coding sequence ATGGTCGTGAAATCTGATCCCAATTCCAAGCTGATTGCCGAAAACCGCCGGGCGCGGTTCGATTACCATATCGAAAGCGACCTTGAGGCGGGCATCATGCTGTATGGATCAGAGGTGAAATCGCTGCGTCAGGGCGGCTCCAACATCGCCGAGAGTTATGCCTCGGTCGAGGGGGGCGAGCTGTGGCTGATCAATGGCTATATTGCCCCCTATGTGCAGGCGAAAACCTTTGGCCATGACGAGCGGCGGCGGCGCAAGTTGCTGGTGTCCAAGAAGGAACTGAGCCGGTTGTGGAATGCAACCGCGCGCGAAGGCATGACCATCGTGCCGGTCAAGATGTATTTCAATGACCGGGGCATCGTGAAGATCAAGCTGGGCATCGCCAAGGGCAAGAAGCTGGCTGACAAGCGCGCGACCGAGGCGAAGCGCGACTGGGACCGCCAGAAGCAGCGGCTGCTGAAGCAGAATCACTGA
- the sseA gene encoding 3-mercaptopyruvate sulfurtransferase produces MTAAFLDDPKTLVSTDWLAAHLKDPDLRVLDASWHMPDAGRNAQAEYAQAHIPGARFFDIDDISDARSALPHMAPPPEKFISRMRAMGVGDGHQVVVYDSTGLFSAARVWWTFRLMGKMDIAVLDGGLPKWQAEGREIEDMPPMVRDRHITVSRQAGLVKDVTQVAHASKLGEAEIIDARSAPRFRGEVAEPRPGLRSGHIPGAKNVPFGEVLNADGTMKDPAALKAVFEAAGVNLGKPAITTCGSGITASVLALALERVGHRNWSVYDGSWAEWGMYDDLKVAKG; encoded by the coding sequence ATGACCGCCGCCTTCTTGGATGACCCGAAAACTCTGGTTTCGACTGACTGGCTTGCCGCCCATCTGAAAGACCCCGATCTGAGGGTGCTGGATGCGAGCTGGCACATGCCGGACGCGGGGCGCAATGCGCAGGCCGAATATGCGCAGGCGCATATTCCGGGGGCGCGTTTCTTCGACATTGATGACATCAGCGATGCGCGCTCGGCGCTGCCGCATATGGCACCGCCGCCCGAGAAGTTCATCAGCCGGATGCGGGCCATGGGGGTGGGCGATGGCCATCAGGTGGTGGTCTATGACAGCACCGGGCTGTTTTCGGCGGCACGGGTCTGGTGGACGTTCCGTCTGATGGGCAAGATGGATATTGCGGTTCTGGATGGTGGTTTGCCGAAATGGCAGGCCGAGGGGCGCGAGATCGAGGATATGCCGCCGATGGTGCGCGACCGCCACATCACCGTCAGCCGTCAGGCCGGGCTGGTGAAGGATGTGACGCAGGTCGCCCATGCCAGTAAGTTGGGCGAGGCCGAGATCATCGACGCCCGCAGCGCGCCCCGGTTCAGGGGTGAGGTGGCCGAGCCCCGGCCCGGTCTGCGCTCCGGTCATATTCCGGGGGCCAAGAACGTGCCGTTTGGCGAGGTTCTGAACGCCGATGGCACCATGAAGGATCCTGCTGCGCTGAAGGCGGTGTTCGAGGCGGCGGGGGTCAATCTGGGCAAGCCCGCGATCACCACCTGCGGTTCAGGGATCACGGCATCGGTTCTGGCGCTGGCGCTGGAGCGGGTCGGGCACCGGAACTGGTCAGTTTACGATGGATCGTGGGCCGAATGGGGCATGTATGACGATCTGAAAGTCGCGAAAGGGTAA
- a CDS encoding amino acid aminotransferase, with translation MLEALKAQPQDKILQLIQMYREDTREGKIDLGVGVYKDATGLTPVMRAVKAAEQQLWQLETTKTYTGLAGEPAYNAAMQAMILDGAVAAARLASVATPGGTGAIRQALELVKLASPGATVWISAPTWPNHPSIIKYLGIPMAEYRYFDATTGGVDFAGLLADLGTVKPGDVVLLHGCCHNPTGANLDPAQWAEVVALLAAKGAVPLVDLAYQGFGDGLEADAAATRLVAASFPEVLIAASCSKNFGIYRERTGVLIAVSKDAEATKITQQNLAFLNRQNYSFPPDHGARLVTMILEDDALRADWKAELEEVRLNMLGLRQALADALRAETNSDRFDFVARHRGMFSRLGLTEAQVVRLREEFGIYMVGDSRINIAGLNARTVPLLARAVASVL, from the coding sequence ATGCTGGAGGCACTGAAGGCTCAGCCGCAGGACAAGATCCTGCAACTGATCCAGATGTATCGGGAAGACACGCGCGAGGGCAAGATTGACCTCGGCGTGGGGGTTTACAAAGATGCCACCGGGCTGACCCCGGTGATGCGGGCTGTCAAGGCCGCCGAGCAGCAGTTGTGGCAACTGGAAACCACCAAGACCTATACCGGGCTGGCGGGGGAACCTGCCTATAACGCCGCGATGCAGGCGATGATTCTGGATGGGGCGGTTGCGGCAGCGCGTCTGGCCTCGGTGGCGACACCGGGCGGCACCGGGGCGATCCGGCAGGCGCTGGAGCTGGTGAAGCTGGCATCGCCCGGGGCGACGGTGTGGATTTCGGCGCCGACCTGGCCGAACCATCCGTCGATCATCAAATATCTGGGTATTCCGATGGCGGAATACCGTTATTTCGATGCCACCACTGGCGGCGTGGATTTTGCCGGGTTGCTGGCGGATCTGGGCACGGTCAAGCCGGGCGATGTGGTCTTGCTGCATGGCTGCTGCCACAACCCGACCGGCGCGAACCTCGATCCGGCGCAATGGGCCGAGGTTGTGGCGCTGCTGGCCGCAAAGGGCGCGGTGCCGCTGGTCGATCTGGCCTATCAGGGCTTTGGCGATGGGCTGGAAGCCGATGCCGCCGCGACGCGGCTGGTGGCGGCGTCTTTCCCCGAGGTGCTGATTGCGGCCTCGTGCAGCAAGAATTTCGGCATTTACCGCGAAAGGACCGGCGTGCTGATCGCGGTGTCGAAGGATGCCGAGGCGACCAAGATCACCCAGCAGAACCTCGCCTTCCTGAACCGCCAGAATTACAGCTTTCCGCCCGATCATGGCGCGCGTCTGGTGACGATGATCCTGGAAGATGATGCCCTGCGTGCCGACTGGAAGGCCGAGCTGGAAGAGGTGCGACTTAACATGCTTGGCCTGCGGCAGGCACTGGCCGATGCGCTGCGCGCCGAGACCAACAGCGACCGCTTTGATTTCGTGGCGCGCCATCGCGGCATGTTCTCGCGGTTGGGGCTGACCGAGGCACAGGTGGTGCGGCTGCGCGAAGAGTTCGGCATCTATATGGTGGGCGACAGCCGGATAAACATCGCCGGGCTGAATGCGCGCACGGTGCCCTTGCTGGCACGGGCCGTCGCGTCGGTCCTGTAA
- a CDS encoding phenylacetate--CoA ligase family protein → MTHFDALETRSADQRAADLTLDLPALIALAQRTPAMARTLAGVEAASITSAEALAALPLIRKADLSGAQKAYPPLGGFLPPGGAYEHIFQSPGPIYEIGRTTADWWRMGRFLHACGIGRGDIVQNCFGYHLTPAGMIFESGARAVGAAVLPAGTGQTDLQVRAAVDVGSTAYAGTPDYLKVILDRADELGERLSITRAAVGGGALFPSLRREYADRGISVLQCYATADLGNIAYESPAMEGMILDEGVIVEIVRPGTGDPVPVGEVGEVVVTTLNRDYPLVRFATGDLSALMPGVSPCGRSNLRIRGWMGRADQTTKIKGMFVRPEQVAELVARHEEVARARVIALREGEMDTMLVQVESRASNPALYEGSVLEVLKLRGRVEIVTPGTLPNDGKVIEDRRSYG, encoded by the coding sequence ATGACCCATTTTGATGCGCTTGAAACCCGATCCGCCGATCAGCGCGCCGCCGATCTGACGCTGGATCTGCCCGCGCTGATCGCGCTGGCACAACGCACTCCCGCGATGGCCCGCACTCTGGCCGGGGTCGAGGCCGCTTCGATCACCAGTGCCGAGGCGCTGGCGGCGCTGCCGCTGATCCGTAAGGCGGATCTGTCGGGGGCGCAGAAGGCCTATCCGCCGCTGGGGGGCTTTTTGCCGCCGGGCGGGGCCTATGAGCATATCTTCCAGTCGCCGGGGCCGATTTATGAGATTGGCCGCACGACGGCGGATTGGTGGCGCATGGGGCGGTTTCTGCATGCCTGCGGCATCGGGCGCGGCGATATCGTGCAGAACTGCTTTGGATATCACCTGACCCCTGCGGGCATGATCTTTGAATCCGGTGCGCGCGCGGTGGGGGCGGCTGTTCTGCCTGCGGGCACCGGGCAGACCGATCTGCAAGTGCGCGCGGCGGTGGATGTGGGCAGCACCGCCTATGCGGGCACGCCGGATTACCTCAAGGTGATCCTCGACCGCGCGGATGAACTGGGCGAGCGGCTGTCGATCACGCGCGCGGCGGTGGGTGGCGGTGCCTTGTTCCCGTCCTTGCGCCGGGAATATGCGGATCGTGGCATTTCGGTGCTGCAATGCTATGCCACGGCGGATCTGGGCAATATCGCCTACGAAAGCCCGGCGATGGAGGGCATGATCCTCGATGAAGGGGTGATCGTGGAAATCGTGCGCCCGGGCACCGGTGATCCGGTGCCGGTGGGCGAGGTGGGCGAGGTGGTTGTGACCACGCTGAACCGCGATTACCCGCTGGTGCGCTTTGCCACCGGCGATCTGTCGGCGCTGATGCCGGGCGTCTCGCCCTGCGGGCGCAGCAATCTGCGCATCCGGGGCTGGATGGGGCGGGCGGATCAGACCACCAAGATCAAGGGCATGTTCGTGCGCCCCGAGCAGGTGGCCGAGCTGGTGGCGCGGCATGAAGAGGTCGCCCGCGCCCGCGTCATCGCGCTGCGCGAGGGCGAAATGGACACGATGCTGGTGCAGGTGGAAAGCCGCGCCTCCAATCCGGCGTTGTATGAAGGCTCGGTGCTGGAAGTGCTGAAGCTGCGCGGGCGGGTGGAAATCGTGACGCCGGGCACCCTGCCCAATGACGGCAAGGTGATCGAGGACCGGCGCAGCTACGGCTGA
- a CDS encoding P-II family nitrogen regulator has product MKLIIAAIKPFKLEEVREALTTIGVRGMMVTEIKGFGSQSGHTEIYRGAEYAVNFVPKVRLEIVVSDALADQVVETIRSTARTDKIGDGKIFVLDVEQAVRVRTGEINDDAL; this is encoded by the coding sequence GTGAAACTGATCATCGCAGCAATCAAGCCATTCAAGCTGGAGGAGGTCCGCGAGGCGCTGACCACCATCGGCGTCCGCGGCATGATGGTGACCGAAATCAAGGGCTTCGGCTCTCAGTCCGGCCATACCGAAATCTACCGTGGGGCCGAATATGCCGTGAATTTCGTGCCGAAAGTGCGCCTTGAGATCGTGGTCTCGGATGCGCTGGCCGATCAGGTGGTGGAAACCATCCGGTCCACCGCCCGCACCGACAAGATCGGTGATGGCAAGATCTTTGTGCTGGATGTCGAACAGGCCGTGCGTGTGCGGACGGGCGAAATCAATGACGACGCGCTCTGA
- a CDS encoding lytic transglycosylase domain-containing protein, whose translation MSILRALTLALLLATPAAAQSDPASALRLALNEAGRANWEEAQRLAQGSSAVGADVIQWQRLRAGVGTLTEYEDFLARRPDWPGLPLLRQKGEAAVARSSTPARVIGWFGSTLPETGTGSLAVIKALLAQGRGAEAEAEARRAWTSLPFTAEDEAVLLKLYPALRDLNETRLATLLWEGKQGEAKRLLPQVSENWAALARARIALMERTTGVSRLVEAVPGSLAQHPLLAQARLDWRIYSDLWPDAAALMLEHSASADTLGRPELWADRRAQLARHLLREGEATQAYRIAARHRMTSGAAYADLEFLAGFIALRRLDDAQTALTHFRHLESAVVTPISVSRAKYWQGRALEALGDPAAQAAYTEAARHQTAYYGQLAAEKLGLSLDASLLAPLNAADWRQAAFARSSVLEAALLLLKAGDRTQAKRFLLHLAEPLTAPDLASLAALALQINEPHIAVLLGKQGAERGIILPEAYFPLPVMVPEGLATSRALALSISRRESEFDPAARSSAGARGLMQLMPETAERTAKSLGLPFEVSRLTSDPGFNATLGSAYLAKLIEEFGPSIALVASGYNAGPGRPRRWITEMGDPRRPDVDVVDWVEMIPFSETRTYVMRVSESLTIYRAKLRGSPGPIRLIAELKG comes from the coding sequence ATGTCGATCCTGCGCGCCCTCACCCTCGCTCTGCTGCTGGCCACGCCCGCCGCAGCCCAGTCCGATCCCGCCAGCGCCCTGCGTCTGGCGTTGAATGAGGCCGGTCGCGCCAATTGGGAGGAGGCACAGCGCCTCGCGCAGGGCAGCAGCGCCGTGGGCGCCGATGTCATCCAGTGGCAGCGCCTGCGCGCAGGCGTCGGCACGCTGACGGAATACGAGGATTTTCTGGCCCGCCGCCCGGATTGGCCGGGCCTGCCGCTGCTGCGTCAGAAGGGCGAGGCGGCGGTGGCGCGGTCCTCCACCCCGGCGCGCGTGATCGGCTGGTTCGGCAGCACCCTGCCCGAAACCGGCACCGGGTCGCTGGCGGTGATCAAGGCGCTGCTCGCGCAGGGTCGCGGTGCCGAGGCCGAGGCCGAAGCCCGCCGCGCCTGGACCAGCCTGCCCTTCACCGCCGAGGACGAGGCGGTGCTGCTGAAGCTCTATCCCGCGCTGCGCGACCTGAACGAGACGCGCCTTGCCACCCTGCTGTGGGAGGGCAAGCAGGGCGAGGCGAAGCGGCTGTTGCCGCAGGTGTCCGAAAACTGGGCTGCGCTGGCCCGCGCCCGCATCGCCCTGATGGAGCGGACCACCGGGGTCAGCCGTCTGGTCGAAGCCGTGCCCGGCAGCCTGGCCCAGCATCCGCTGCTGGCGCAGGCGCGGCTCGACTGGCGCATCTACAGCGACCTCTGGCCCGATGCCGCCGCGCTGATGCTGGAACATTCCGCCAGCGCCGACACGCTGGGCCGGCCCGAGCTTTGGGCCGATCGCCGCGCGCAACTCGCGCGTCATCTGCTGCGCGAGGGCGAGGCCACGCAGGCCTATCGCATCGCCGCGCGCCACCGGATGACCAGTGGTGCCGCCTATGCCGATCTGGAATTTCTGGCCGGGTTCATCGCCCTGCGCCGTCTGGATGATGCCCAAACCGCCCTGACCCATTTCCGCCATCTGGAAAGCGCGGTGGTCACACCGATCTCGGTCAGCCGGGCGAAATACTGGCAGGGCCGCGCGCTGGAAGCTCTGGGCGATCCCGCAGCACAGGCCGCATATACCGAGGCCGCCCGCCACCAGACCGCCTATTACGGACAGCTCGCCGCCGAAAAGCTGGGCCTGTCGCTGGATGCCAGCCTTCTGGCCCCGCTGAACGCGGCGGACTGGCGGCAGGCCGCCTTCGCGCGTTCTTCGGTGCTGGAGGCCGCACTTCTGTTGCTGAAGGCGGGCGACCGCACACAGGCCAAGCGGTTCTTGCTGCATCTGGCCGAGCCGCTGACGGCCCCCGATCTTGCCAGCCTCGCCGCACTGGCGTTGCAGATCAACGAGCCGCATATCGCCGTTCTGCTGGGCAAACAGGGGGCCGAGCGTGGCATCATCCTGCCCGAAGCCTATTTCCCGCTGCCCGTCATGGTGCCCGAGGGCCTTGCCACATCACGTGCGCTTGCCCTGTCGATCTCGCGCCGCGAATCCGAATTCGATCCCGCCGCCCGCAGCAGTGCGGGCGCGCGCGGCCTGATGCAATTGATGCCGGAAACCGCCGAACGCACCGCAAAATCACTGGGTCTGCCCTTTGAGGTGTCGCGGCTGACCAGCGATCCGGGCTTCAATGCGACGCTGGGCAGCGCCTATCTGGCAAAGCTGATCGAGGAATTCGGCCCCTCCATCGCGCTGGTCGCCTCGGGCTACAATGCGGGCCCGGGCCGCCCGCGCCGCTGGATAACCGAAATGGGCGACCCACGCCGCCCCGATGTGGATGTGGTTGACTGGGTAGAGATGATCCCGTTTTCGGAAACCCGCACCTATGTGATGCGTGTCTCGGAATCGCTAACAATCTACCGCGCCAAATTGCGCGGCAGCCCCGGCCCGATCCGGCTGATTGCCGAACTGAAAGGCTGA
- a CDS encoding DMT family transporter, translated as MSDNLRGSLFMVLAMAGFALEDMLLKRVAGHGMPVGQILILFGGGGSLLFMALTRAQGQAIWHPAVVQPRMLVKAAFEVLGRLFYTLALAFTALSSASAILQATPLVVVAGAALIFGERVGWRRWTAISVGLLGVLVILRPGLDGFSMASLLAVAGLIGFAGRDLATRAAPKVLSNFQLGIYGFLAMVPTGAGLLLWQGGAVMPGLVDCGQLVLAICIGVYAYWALTVAMRTGEVSVVTPFRYTRLVFALILGLLVFGERPDAMTYLGSAIVVAAGIYTLLRTRRVAPQA; from the coding sequence GTGAGCGATAACCTGCGCGGCAGTCTGTTCATGGTTCTGGCCATGGCGGGATTTGCCCTTGAGGACATGCTGCTGAAGCGTGTGGCGGGCCATGGCATGCCGGTGGGGCAGATCCTGATCCTGTTCGGCGGCGGCGGCAGTCTGCTGTTCATGGCGCTGACGCGGGCGCAGGGGCAGGCGATCTGGCATCCGGCGGTGGTGCAGCCGCGCATGTTGGTGAAGGCGGCTTTCGAGGTCTTGGGGCGGTTGTTCTACACACTGGCGCTTGCCTTCACCGCCCTGTCGAGTGCCAGTGCGATCTTGCAGGCGACGCCGCTGGTGGTGGTGGCTGGGGCGGCGCTGATCTTTGGCGAGCGGGTCGGCTGGCGGCGCTGGACGGCGATTTCGGTGGGATTGCTGGGGGTGCTGGTGATCCTGCGGCCGGGGCTGGACGGGTTCAGCATGGCGTCCTTGCTGGCGGTGGCCGGGCTGATCGGTTTTGCGGGGCGGGATCTGGCGACGCGCGCTGCGCCGAAGGTGCTGAGCAATTTCCAGCTGGGGATTTACGGCTTTCTGGCGATGGTGCCCACCGGGGCCGGGCTGTTGCTGTGGCAGGGCGGGGCGGTGATGCCCGGGCTCGTGGATTGCGGGCAATTGGTGCTGGCGATCTGTATCGGGGTCTATGCCTATTGGGCGCTGACCGTGGCGATGCGCACCGGCGAGGTGAGCGTGGTGACGCCGTTCCGGTATACCCGGCTGGTGTTCGCGCTGATCCTTGGGTTGCTGGTGTTTGGCGAGCGGCCGGATGCGATGACCTATCTTGGTTCGGCCATCGTGGTGGCGGCAGGGATATACACCTTGCTGCGCACCCGCAGGGTTGCGCCGCAAGCCTGA